A single genomic interval of Oryzias latipes chromosome 3, ASM223467v1 harbors:
- the LOC101164872 gene encoding AP-2 complex subunit alpha-2 isoform X2 has product MEAVNLLSSNKYTEKQIGYLFISVLVNSNSDLIRLINNAIKNDLASRNPTFMNLALHCIANVGSREMAEAFASEIPRILVAGDSMDSVKQSAALCLLRLNRTSPDLVPMEEWTARVVHLLNDQHLGVVTAATSLIITLAQKSPDDFKTSVSLAVTRLSRIVTSASIDLQDYTYYFVAAPWLSVKLLRLLQCYPPPEDTALRSRLTECLETILNKAQEPPKSKKVQHSNARNAVLLEAIALIIHHDSEPTLLVRACNQLGQFLQHRETNLRYLALESMCTLASSEFSHEAVKTHIETVISALKTERDVSVRQRAVDLLYAMCDRSNARQIVAEMLGYLETADYSIREEIVLKVAILAEKYAVDYTWYVDTILNLIRIAGDHVSEEVWYRVIQIVINRDDVQGYAAKTVFEALQAPACHENLVKVGGYILGEFGNLIAGDPRSSPLVQFNLLHSKFHLCSVPTRALLLSAYIKFINLFPEVKATIQDVLRSDSQLRNADVELQQRAVEYLRLSCIASADILATVLEEMPPFPERESSILAKLKKKKGSGKLPENVNGNAELHAEEPAAANKASPPPPTEVLALNPTPPAAAHSLLVDVFSDLSAPTAVAEDHLSRFVCKNNGVLYESQLLQVGLKSEYRQNLGRIYVFYGNKTSSSFLSFSSWVSSSDVLKTQLNVHAKAVEPVIEGGAQVQQVLNIECVTDFSDVPVLNVQFRYAGTLQNIEVKLPVMLNKFFQPTEMTSQDFFQRWKQLGAPQQEVQKIFKAQHPMETDAAKAKLLGFGVALLEGVDPNPANFVGAGIIHSKSAQVGCLLRLEPNTHAQMYRLTLRTSRDSVSQRLCQLLSEQF; this is encoded by the exons ATGGAGGCCGTCAACCTGCTCAGCTCCAACAAGTACACGGAGAAGCAGATC GGTTACCTCTTCATCTCAGTGCTGGTGAACTCCAACAGCGACCTGATCAGACTGATCAACAACGCCATCAAGAACGACCTCGCCAGCCGGAACCCCACCTTCATGAACCTGGCCCTGCACTGCATCGCCAATGTGGGCAGCAGAGAGATGGCGGAGGCCTTCGCCTCGGAAATTCCCAGGATCCTGGTGGCGGG AGACTCCATGGACAGCGTGAAGCAGAGCGCGGCGCTCTGTCTGCTGAGACTCAACAGGACGTCCCCGGACCTCGTCCCCATGGAGGAGTGGACGGCGCGGGTGGTGCATCTGCTCAACGACCAGCACCTG GGCGTGGTCACGGCCGCCACCAGCCTCATCATCACTTTGGCCCAGAAGAGTCCGGATGACTTCAAGACGTCGGTGTCGCTGGCGGTGACTCGCCTCAGCAGG ATCGTCACGTCCGCCTCCATCGACCTGCAGGACTACACCTACTACTTTGTGGCTGCGCCGTGGCTGTCCGTCAAGCTGCTGCGCCTGCTGCAGTGCTACCCCCCACCCG AGGACACGGCCCTGCGAAGTCGCCTGACCGAGTGTCTGGAGACGATCCTCAACAAAGCTCAGGAGCCGCCCAAGTCCAAGAAGGTGCAGCACTCCAACGCCAGAAACGCCGTTCTGCTGGAAGCCATCGCCCTCATCATCCACCACGACAG TGAACCCACCCTGCTGGTCCGCGCCTGCAACCAGCTGGGCCAGTTCCTGCAGCACCGGGAGACCAACCTGCGCTACCTGGCGCTGGAGAGCATGTGCACGCTGGCCAGCTCCGAGTTCTCCCACGAGGCGGTGAAGACTCACATCGAGACGGTCATCAGCGCTCTGAAG ACGGAGCGAGACGTGAGCGTCCGGCAGCGCGCCGTGGACCTGCTGTACGCCATGTGCGACCGCAGCAACGCCAGGCAGATCGTGGCAGAGATGCTGGGCTACCTGGAGACGGCCGACTACTCCATCAGAGAGGAGATC GTGCTGAAGGTGGCCATCCTGGCGGAGAAGTACGCGGTGGACTACACCTGGTACGTGGACACCATCCTCAACCTGATCCGCATCGCGGGGGACCACGTCAGCGAGGAGGTGTGGTACCGCGTCATCCAGATCGTCATCAACCGGGACGACGTCCAAGGCTACGCCGCCAAAACCGTGTTCGAG GCCCTCCAGGCCCCCGCCTGCCACGAGAACCTGGTGAAGGTGGGCGGTTACATCCTGGGAGAGTTCGGGAACCTGATCGCCGGGGACCCCCGCTCCAG CCCTCTGGTCCAGTTCAACCTCCTCCACTCCAAGTTCCACCTGTGCTCCGTCCCGACCCGGGCCCTCCTGCTGTCCGCCTACATCAAGTTCATCAACCTGTTCCCCGAGGTCAAAGCCACCATCCAGGACGTGCTGCGCTCCGACAGCCAGCTGAGGAACGCCGacgtggagctgcagcagcgcgCCGTGGAGTACCTGCGGCTCAGCTGCATCGCCAGCGCCGACATCCTG GCGACCGTCTTAGAAGAAATGCCTCCGTTCCCAGAGAGGGAGTCCTCCATCCTGGCCaagctgaagaagaagaagggatCGGGCAAGCTGCCCGAGAACGTGAACGGCAACGCCGAGCTGCACGCCGAGGAGCCTGCTGCCGCCAACAAG GcgtccccccctccccccacagaAGTGCTGGCCCTGAACCCGACCCCCCCGGCAGCAGCACATAGCCTGCTGGTGGACGTCTTTTCAGACCTGTCGGCCCCCACCGCTGTGGCGGAGGACCACCTGTCCAG GTTCGTCTGCAAGAACAACGGCGTTCTGTACGAGAGCCAGCTCCTGCAGGTGGGACTGAAGTCCGAGTACCGTCAGAACCTGG GTCGCATCTACGTCTTCTACGGCAACAAGACGTCGTCTTCGTTCCTCAGCTTCAGCTCGTGGGTGAGCAGCAGCGACGTCCTGAAGACTC AGCTGAACGTCCACGCCAAAGCCGTGGAGCCCGTCATCGAGGGCGGAGCCCAGGTCCAGCAGGTCCTGAACATCGAGTGCGTGACAGATTTCTCTGACGTCCCCGTGCTCAACGTCCAGTTCAG ATACGCTGGGACTTTGCAGAACATTGAAGTCAAACTTCCTGTGATGCTGAACAAGTTTTTTCAGCCCACAGAGATGACATCCCAGGACTTCTTCCAGCGCTGGAAGCAGCTTGGAGC ACCCCAGCaggaagtccagaagatcttcAAGGCTCAACATCCAATGGAAACGGACGCCGCCaaagccaag CTCCTGGGGTTCGGCGTGGCGCTGCTGGAGGGCGTGGATCCAAACCCCGCCAACTTCGTGGGAGCCGGGATCATTCACAGCAAGAGCGCTCAGGTGGGCTGCCTGCTCCGGCTGGAGCCCAACACGCACGCGCAG ATGTACCGCCTCACCCTCCGGACCAGCAGGGACTCCGTCTCCCAGAGGCTCTGCCAGCTgctgtcagaacagttctaG
- the LOC101164872 gene encoding AP-2 complex subunit alpha-2 isoform X1 produces the protein MPAVSKGDGMRGLAVFISDIRNCKSKEAEVKRINKELANIRSKFKGDKALDGYSKKKYVCKLLFIFLLGHDIDFGHMEAVNLLSSNKYTEKQIGYLFISVLVNSNSDLIRLINNAIKNDLASRNPTFMNLALHCIANVGSREMAEAFASEIPRILVAGDSMDSVKQSAALCLLRLNRTSPDLVPMEEWTARVVHLLNDQHLGVVTAATSLIITLAQKSPDDFKTSVSLAVTRLSRIVTSASIDLQDYTYYFVAAPWLSVKLLRLLQCYPPPEDTALRSRLTECLETILNKAQEPPKSKKVQHSNARNAVLLEAIALIIHHDSEPTLLVRACNQLGQFLQHRETNLRYLALESMCTLASSEFSHEAVKTHIETVISALKTERDVSVRQRAVDLLYAMCDRSNARQIVAEMLGYLETADYSIREEIVLKVAILAEKYAVDYTWYVDTILNLIRIAGDHVSEEVWYRVIQIVINRDDVQGYAAKTVFEALQAPACHENLVKVGGYILGEFGNLIAGDPRSSPLVQFNLLHSKFHLCSVPTRALLLSAYIKFINLFPEVKATIQDVLRSDSQLRNADVELQQRAVEYLRLSCIASADILATVLEEMPPFPERESSILAKLKKKKGSGKLPENVNGNAELHAEEPAAANKASPPPPTEVLALNPTPPAAAHSLLVDVFSDLSAPTAVAEDHLSRFVCKNNGVLYESQLLQVGLKSEYRQNLGRIYVFYGNKTSSSFLSFSSWVSSSDVLKTQLNVHAKAVEPVIEGGAQVQQVLNIECVTDFSDVPVLNVQFRYAGTLQNIEVKLPVMLNKFFQPTEMTSQDFFQRWKQLGAPQQEVQKIFKAQHPMETDAAKAKLLGFGVALLEGVDPNPANFVGAGIIHSKSAQVGCLLRLEPNTHAQMYRLTLRTSRDSVSQRLCQLLSEQF, from the exons GTAAAAGCAAGGAGGCAGAAGTCAAGAGGATCAACAAAGAGCTGGCCAACATCCGTTCCAAGTTCAAAG GAGACAAGGCTCTGGACGGCTACAGCAAGAAGAAGTACGTCTGCAAgctgctcttcatcttcctGCTGGGTCACGACATCGACTTTGGACACATGGAGGCCGTCAACCTGCTCAGCTCCAACAAGTACACGGAGAAGCAGATC GGTTACCTCTTCATCTCAGTGCTGGTGAACTCCAACAGCGACCTGATCAGACTGATCAACAACGCCATCAAGAACGACCTCGCCAGCCGGAACCCCACCTTCATGAACCTGGCCCTGCACTGCATCGCCAATGTGGGCAGCAGAGAGATGGCGGAGGCCTTCGCCTCGGAAATTCCCAGGATCCTGGTGGCGGG AGACTCCATGGACAGCGTGAAGCAGAGCGCGGCGCTCTGTCTGCTGAGACTCAACAGGACGTCCCCGGACCTCGTCCCCATGGAGGAGTGGACGGCGCGGGTGGTGCATCTGCTCAACGACCAGCACCTG GGCGTGGTCACGGCCGCCACCAGCCTCATCATCACTTTGGCCCAGAAGAGTCCGGATGACTTCAAGACGTCGGTGTCGCTGGCGGTGACTCGCCTCAGCAGG ATCGTCACGTCCGCCTCCATCGACCTGCAGGACTACACCTACTACTTTGTGGCTGCGCCGTGGCTGTCCGTCAAGCTGCTGCGCCTGCTGCAGTGCTACCCCCCACCCG AGGACACGGCCCTGCGAAGTCGCCTGACCGAGTGTCTGGAGACGATCCTCAACAAAGCTCAGGAGCCGCCCAAGTCCAAGAAGGTGCAGCACTCCAACGCCAGAAACGCCGTTCTGCTGGAAGCCATCGCCCTCATCATCCACCACGACAG TGAACCCACCCTGCTGGTCCGCGCCTGCAACCAGCTGGGCCAGTTCCTGCAGCACCGGGAGACCAACCTGCGCTACCTGGCGCTGGAGAGCATGTGCACGCTGGCCAGCTCCGAGTTCTCCCACGAGGCGGTGAAGACTCACATCGAGACGGTCATCAGCGCTCTGAAG ACGGAGCGAGACGTGAGCGTCCGGCAGCGCGCCGTGGACCTGCTGTACGCCATGTGCGACCGCAGCAACGCCAGGCAGATCGTGGCAGAGATGCTGGGCTACCTGGAGACGGCCGACTACTCCATCAGAGAGGAGATC GTGCTGAAGGTGGCCATCCTGGCGGAGAAGTACGCGGTGGACTACACCTGGTACGTGGACACCATCCTCAACCTGATCCGCATCGCGGGGGACCACGTCAGCGAGGAGGTGTGGTACCGCGTCATCCAGATCGTCATCAACCGGGACGACGTCCAAGGCTACGCCGCCAAAACCGTGTTCGAG GCCCTCCAGGCCCCCGCCTGCCACGAGAACCTGGTGAAGGTGGGCGGTTACATCCTGGGAGAGTTCGGGAACCTGATCGCCGGGGACCCCCGCTCCAG CCCTCTGGTCCAGTTCAACCTCCTCCACTCCAAGTTCCACCTGTGCTCCGTCCCGACCCGGGCCCTCCTGCTGTCCGCCTACATCAAGTTCATCAACCTGTTCCCCGAGGTCAAAGCCACCATCCAGGACGTGCTGCGCTCCGACAGCCAGCTGAGGAACGCCGacgtggagctgcagcagcgcgCCGTGGAGTACCTGCGGCTCAGCTGCATCGCCAGCGCCGACATCCTG GCGACCGTCTTAGAAGAAATGCCTCCGTTCCCAGAGAGGGAGTCCTCCATCCTGGCCaagctgaagaagaagaagggatCGGGCAAGCTGCCCGAGAACGTGAACGGCAACGCCGAGCTGCACGCCGAGGAGCCTGCTGCCGCCAACAAG GcgtccccccctccccccacagaAGTGCTGGCCCTGAACCCGACCCCCCCGGCAGCAGCACATAGCCTGCTGGTGGACGTCTTTTCAGACCTGTCGGCCCCCACCGCTGTGGCGGAGGACCACCTGTCCAG GTTCGTCTGCAAGAACAACGGCGTTCTGTACGAGAGCCAGCTCCTGCAGGTGGGACTGAAGTCCGAGTACCGTCAGAACCTGG GTCGCATCTACGTCTTCTACGGCAACAAGACGTCGTCTTCGTTCCTCAGCTTCAGCTCGTGGGTGAGCAGCAGCGACGTCCTGAAGACTC AGCTGAACGTCCACGCCAAAGCCGTGGAGCCCGTCATCGAGGGCGGAGCCCAGGTCCAGCAGGTCCTGAACATCGAGTGCGTGACAGATTTCTCTGACGTCCCCGTGCTCAACGTCCAGTTCAG ATACGCTGGGACTTTGCAGAACATTGAAGTCAAACTTCCTGTGATGCTGAACAAGTTTTTTCAGCCCACAGAGATGACATCCCAGGACTTCTTCCAGCGCTGGAAGCAGCTTGGAGC ACCCCAGCaggaagtccagaagatcttcAAGGCTCAACATCCAATGGAAACGGACGCCGCCaaagccaag CTCCTGGGGTTCGGCGTGGCGCTGCTGGAGGGCGTGGATCCAAACCCCGCCAACTTCGTGGGAGCCGGGATCATTCACAGCAAGAGCGCTCAGGTGGGCTGCCTGCTCCGGCTGGAGCCCAACACGCACGCGCAG ATGTACCGCCTCACCCTCCGGACCAGCAGGGACTCCGTCTCCCAGAGGCTCTGCCAGCTgctgtcagaacagttctaG
- the spg21 gene encoding maspardin produces MEEIKVSPDYNWFRSTVPLKRIIVDDDDSKVWSLYDAGPKSVRCPIIFLPPVSGTAEVFFQQVLALTGWGYRVISLQYPVYWDLLEFCDGFRKLLDHLQLDKVHLFGASLGGFLAQKFAEYTHKSPRVHSLVLCNSFSDTSIFNQTWTANSFWLMPAFLLKKIVLGNFARGPMDPKMADGIDFMVDRLESLNQSELASRLTLNCQNSYVEPHKIKDVAVTIIDVFDQSALSLEAKEEMYKLYPNARRAHLKTGGNFPYLCRSAEVNLYIQIHLRQFHGTRFAAISPDMINAEELEVHASRQDSDDDQ; encoded by the exons ATGGAGGAGATCAAGGTGTCTCCAGACTACAACTGGTTCCGAAGCACCGTGCCACTTAAGAGG ATCATCGTGGATGACGACGACAGTAAGGTGTGGTCTCTGTACGACGCCGGCCCGAAGAGCGTGCGCTGTCCCATCATCTTCCTCCCGCCGGTCAGCGGGACGGCCGAGGTCTTCTTCCAGCAGGTTCTGGCCCTGACGGGCTGGGGGTACCGGGTCATCTCG CTGCAGTACCCGGTCTACTGGGACCTGCTGGAGTTCTGCGACGGCTTCAGGAAGCTCCTGGATCACCTGCAGCTGGACAAG GTCCACCTGTTCGGCGCCTCACTGGGCGGGTTCCTGGCCCAGAAGTTTGCGGAGTACACCCACAAGTCTCCCAGAGTGCACTCGCTGGTCCTGTGCAACTCCTTCAGCGACACCTCCATCTTCAACCAGACGTGGAcggccaacag CTTCTGGCTCATGCCGGCCTTCCTGCTGAAGAAGATCGTTCTGGGGAACTTTGCCCGAGGACCCATGGACCCCAAGATGGCCGACGGCATCGACTTCATGGTGGACCGG CTGGAGAGTCTCAACCAAAGCGAGTTAGCTTCACGGCTAACGCTCAACTGTCAGAACTCCTACGTGGAGCCGCACAAAATAAAAGACGTGGCTGTGACCATCATAGAT GTGTTTGACCAAAGCGCTCTGTCGCTggaggccaaagaggagatgtACAAACTGTATCCCAACGCCAGGAGAGCTCACCTGAAGACCGGGGGGAACTTCCCGTACCTGTGCCGGAGCGCCGAGGTCAACCTCTATATCCAG ATTCACCTGCGGCAGTTCCACGGGACGAGATTCGCCGCCATCAGTCCTGACATGATCAACGCCGAAGAGCTGGAAGTCCACGCCAGCCGCCAGGACTCTGACGACGACCAATGA
- the shcbp1 gene encoding SHC SH2 domain-binding protein 1 isoform X1 — protein MEFEALETGCTVSDVSDLVVVDLDPQVETDSVCSAGPGLLDVAQALFQNDDAGDVSDEDEDDDDDSGTDHQNSERSGTQLQRSERRSGATLPDTFQTGSLLFYERFKAYQDYMLGDCKPSEVKAFTADYLEKVLEPCDWLALWSTDIFDVLVEVQDLDVKNLRACVKLVLPLRCDGRGCRLDEDAMTSVLEATQHRVPLQELQVVYDESGDFDQTALALEHLRFFFKHIWREWDEEDEDDDFDYFVRCVEPRLRLYYDVLEDRVPAGLVSEYHALQESCSRCFRQFSELRSGLSADSDSELDNVSMVEGLKLCEQLETLKRKLHIIENPLLRYVLAYKGNSRQQCAQSRGPRASGLTAVHVVTESCSSIQLQSLLSVRLAPLCSSEDHQIQFHRDPVSAVDSCHHGDVVIILPGNYSVSSSIFIPDSITIEGFGFPDEVVIEKNSKGDTFVETSAADVRLSNIKFIQHDAIEGILCVRQGTLNMENCVLQCETTGVIVRTSARLTMNMCDLYGSKGAGVEIYPGSVCCLVGNDIHHCKDGILIKDFANELDGMPSITLENNVIHNNEGYGVILVKPGGEAGPADRSEEDPAAVTADDGQQDPPTEPRSSPVPQAEPADASTAGSDSAAGRKWQFGRQLSRAKEATCSRAVQDLMEHQIFVSVQGNQFKRNNRGDFGTFFY, from the exons ATGGAGTTCGAAGCCCTGGAAACCGGGTGTACCGTCAGCGACGTGTCGGACTTGGTGGTGGTCGATCTGGATCCTCAGGTCGAGACGGACAGCGTTTGCTCCGCGGGACCCGGTTTATTGGATGTAGCGCAAG CTCTGTTCCAGAACGATGATGCTGGAGACGTCAGTGACGAAGACGAGGATGACGACGACGACAGCGGGACAGACCACCAGAACTCTGAGAGGTCGGGGACGCAGCTGCAGAGGTCGGAGCGGCGGTCAGGAGCGACTCTGCCGGACACCTTCCAGACCGGCAGCCTGCTGTTCTACGAGAGGTTCAAGGCGTACCAGGACTACATGCTGG GAGACTGCAAGCCCTCAGAGGTGAAGGCCTTCACTGCAGATTACCTGGAGAAAGTTCTGGAGCCGTGCGACTGGTTGGCTCTGTGGTCCACCGACATCTTTGACGTTCTGGTGGAG GTGCAGGACCTGGACGTGAAGAATCTGAGGGCGTGCGTGAAGCTGGTGCTGCCGCTGCGGTGCGACGGCAGAGGCTGCCGGCTGGACGAGGACGCCATGACCTCCGTCCTGGAGGCCACGCAGCACCGAGTCcccctgcaggagctgcaggtggTCTACGATGAGTCCGGAGACTTTGACCAGACCGCTCTGGCCTTGGAACATCTCAG GTTCTTCTTTAAACACATCTGGCGGGAATGGGACGAGGAAGACGAGGACGACGACTTTGATTACTTTGTTCGTTGCGTGGAGCCCCGCCTCAGACT GTACTACGATGTTCTGGAAGACCGGGTCCCGGCAGGCCTGGTGTCGGAGTACCACGCCCTACAGGAGAGCTGCTCCCGCTGCTTCCGGCAGTTCTCCGAGCTGCGCAGCGGCCTCAGCGCCGACTCCGACTCCGAGCTGGACAACGTGTCCATGGTGGAGGGCCTGAAGCTGTGCGAGCAGCTGGAGACGCTCAAACGCAAACTGCACATCATCGAGAACCCGCTGCTGAG GTACGTCCTGGCCTACAAGGGCAACAGCCGGCAGCAGTGCGCGCAGAGCCGCGGGCCCAGAGCGTCGGGGCTGACGGCGGTTCACGTGGTGACGGAGTCCTGCAGCTCCATCCAGCTCCAGTCGCTGCTGAGCGTCCGCCTGGCGCCGCTGTGCTCCTCAGAGGACCACCAGATCCAG TTCCACAGGGATCCGGTGTCGGCTGTGGATTCCTGTCACCATGGAGACGTGGTCATCATTCTGCCCGGCAACTACAGCGTCAGCAGCTCCATCTTCATCCCAGACTCCATCACTATAGAAG GTTTCGGCTTTCCGGACGAAGTTGTAATCGAGAAGAACAGCAAAGGCGACACGTTCGTGGAGACGTCAGCCGCCGACGTCCGACTGTCCAACATCAAGTTCATCCAGCACGACGCCATCGAGGGCATCCTGT GCGTCCGTCAGGGAACTCTGAACATGGAGAACTGCGTCCTGCAGTGCGAGACCACCGGCGTGATCGTTCGCACGTCTGCGCGCCTCACCATGAACATGTGCGACCTGTACGGCTCCAAG GGGGCGGGCGTGGAGATCTACCCCGGCAGCGTCTGCTGCCTGGTGGGGAACGACATTCATCACTGTAAGGACGGGATCCTCATCAAG GACTTTGCCAACGAGCTGGACGGGATGCCGTCCATCACGCTGGAGAACAACGTGATCCACAATAACGAAGGCTACGGCGTGATTCTGGTGAAGCCTGGCGGGGAGGCCGGTCCCGCTGACAGGAGCGAAG aagacCCCGCTGCAGTCACAGCCGACGACGGGCAGCAGGATCCGCCCACAGAGCCGCGCTCTTCCCCGGTTCCTCAGGCAGAGCCGGCGGACGCCAGCACGGCGGGCAGCGACTCGGCCGCCGGCAGGAAGTGGCAGTTCGGCCGCCAGCTGAGCAGAGCCAAGGAGGCGACGTGCAGCCGCGCAGTCCAGGACCTGATGGAGCACCAGATCTTCGTTTCCGTTCAGGGGAACCAGTTCAAGCGCAACAACAGGGGGGACTTCGGCACCTTTTTCTACTGA
- the shcbp1 gene encoding SHC SH2 domain-binding protein 1 isoform X2: MEFEALETGCTVSDVSDLVVVDLDPQVETDSVCSAGPGLLDVAQALFQNDDAGDVSDEDEDDDDDSGTDHQNSERSGTQLQRSERRSGATLPDTFQTGSLLFYERFKAYQDYMLGDCKPSEVKAFTADYLEKVLEPCDWLALWSTDIFDVLVEVQDLDVKNLRACVKLVLPLRCDGRGCRLDEDAMTSVLEATQHRVPLQELQVVYDESGDFDQTALALEHLRFFFKHIWREWDEEDEDDDFDYFVRCVEPRLRLYYDVLEDRVPAGLVSEYHALQESCSRCFRQFSELRSGLSADSDSELDNVSMVEGLKLCEQLETLKRKLHIIENPLLRYVLAYKGNSRQQCAQSRGPRASGLTAVHVVTESCSSIQLQSLLSVRLAPLCSSEDHQIQFHRDPVSAVDSCHHGDVVIILPGNYSVSSSIFIPDSITIEGFGFPDEVVIEKNSKGDTFVETSAADVRLSNIKFIQHDAIEGILCVRQGTLNMENCVLQCETTGVIVRTSARLTMNMCDLYGSKGAGVEIYPGSVCCLVGNDIHHCKDGILIKDFANELDGMPSITLENNVIHNNEGYGVILVKPGGEAGPADRSEDPAAVTADDGQQDPPTEPRSSPVPQAEPADASTAGSDSAAGRKWQFGRQLSRAKEATCSRAVQDLMEHQIFVSVQGNQFKRNNRGDFGTFFY; the protein is encoded by the exons ATGGAGTTCGAAGCCCTGGAAACCGGGTGTACCGTCAGCGACGTGTCGGACTTGGTGGTGGTCGATCTGGATCCTCAGGTCGAGACGGACAGCGTTTGCTCCGCGGGACCCGGTTTATTGGATGTAGCGCAAG CTCTGTTCCAGAACGATGATGCTGGAGACGTCAGTGACGAAGACGAGGATGACGACGACGACAGCGGGACAGACCACCAGAACTCTGAGAGGTCGGGGACGCAGCTGCAGAGGTCGGAGCGGCGGTCAGGAGCGACTCTGCCGGACACCTTCCAGACCGGCAGCCTGCTGTTCTACGAGAGGTTCAAGGCGTACCAGGACTACATGCTGG GAGACTGCAAGCCCTCAGAGGTGAAGGCCTTCACTGCAGATTACCTGGAGAAAGTTCTGGAGCCGTGCGACTGGTTGGCTCTGTGGTCCACCGACATCTTTGACGTTCTGGTGGAG GTGCAGGACCTGGACGTGAAGAATCTGAGGGCGTGCGTGAAGCTGGTGCTGCCGCTGCGGTGCGACGGCAGAGGCTGCCGGCTGGACGAGGACGCCATGACCTCCGTCCTGGAGGCCACGCAGCACCGAGTCcccctgcaggagctgcaggtggTCTACGATGAGTCCGGAGACTTTGACCAGACCGCTCTGGCCTTGGAACATCTCAG GTTCTTCTTTAAACACATCTGGCGGGAATGGGACGAGGAAGACGAGGACGACGACTTTGATTACTTTGTTCGTTGCGTGGAGCCCCGCCTCAGACT GTACTACGATGTTCTGGAAGACCGGGTCCCGGCAGGCCTGGTGTCGGAGTACCACGCCCTACAGGAGAGCTGCTCCCGCTGCTTCCGGCAGTTCTCCGAGCTGCGCAGCGGCCTCAGCGCCGACTCCGACTCCGAGCTGGACAACGTGTCCATGGTGGAGGGCCTGAAGCTGTGCGAGCAGCTGGAGACGCTCAAACGCAAACTGCACATCATCGAGAACCCGCTGCTGAG GTACGTCCTGGCCTACAAGGGCAACAGCCGGCAGCAGTGCGCGCAGAGCCGCGGGCCCAGAGCGTCGGGGCTGACGGCGGTTCACGTGGTGACGGAGTCCTGCAGCTCCATCCAGCTCCAGTCGCTGCTGAGCGTCCGCCTGGCGCCGCTGTGCTCCTCAGAGGACCACCAGATCCAG TTCCACAGGGATCCGGTGTCGGCTGTGGATTCCTGTCACCATGGAGACGTGGTCATCATTCTGCCCGGCAACTACAGCGTCAGCAGCTCCATCTTCATCCCAGACTCCATCACTATAGAAG GTTTCGGCTTTCCGGACGAAGTTGTAATCGAGAAGAACAGCAAAGGCGACACGTTCGTGGAGACGTCAGCCGCCGACGTCCGACTGTCCAACATCAAGTTCATCCAGCACGACGCCATCGAGGGCATCCTGT GCGTCCGTCAGGGAACTCTGAACATGGAGAACTGCGTCCTGCAGTGCGAGACCACCGGCGTGATCGTTCGCACGTCTGCGCGCCTCACCATGAACATGTGCGACCTGTACGGCTCCAAG GGGGCGGGCGTGGAGATCTACCCCGGCAGCGTCTGCTGCCTGGTGGGGAACGACATTCATCACTGTAAGGACGGGATCCTCATCAAG GACTTTGCCAACGAGCTGGACGGGATGCCGTCCATCACGCTGGAGAACAACGTGATCCACAATAACGAAGGCTACGGCGTGATTCTGGTGAAGCCTGGCGGGGAGGCCGGTCCCGCTGACAGGAGCGAAG acCCCGCTGCAGTCACAGCCGACGACGGGCAGCAGGATCCGCCCACAGAGCCGCGCTCTTCCCCGGTTCCTCAGGCAGAGCCGGCGGACGCCAGCACGGCGGGCAGCGACTCGGCCGCCGGCAGGAAGTGGCAGTTCGGCCGCCAGCTGAGCAGAGCCAAGGAGGCGACGTGCAGCCGCGCAGTCCAGGACCTGATGGAGCACCAGATCTTCGTTTCCGTTCAGGGGAACCAGTTCAAGCGCAACAACAGGGGGGACTTCGGCACCTTTTTCTACTGA